In one Nocardia tengchongensis genomic region, the following are encoded:
- a CDS encoding carbon-nitrogen hydrolase family protein, giving the protein MRVAAAQLTCAPTDVSTNVGQMARLAERAAADSAELIVFPELAVTGYELAATAADAGLWLRADDPRLDPLRATGIATVVNCAAPDLDGHRPLIATYVYNATGDLLTTYHKQHLFQQEQQFFTPADKDGRFELHGLRFSLATCFDNHIPDLLDRIADDGCDIHLASALYGTGSGRAERASTYPGIAHRANVYVALANHVGPAGPITGCGRAALWGTDGTVLAEADEQSSMFVVADIG; this is encoded by the coding sequence ATGAGAGTCGCTGCGGCACAGCTCACTTGCGCACCCACCGATGTCTCGACCAACGTCGGGCAGATGGCCAGGCTCGCCGAGCGGGCAGCCGCAGACTCGGCCGAGTTGATCGTGTTTCCGGAACTGGCGGTGACCGGATACGAACTGGCCGCCACTGCAGCCGATGCAGGCCTGTGGCTTCGCGCCGATGACCCTCGCCTGGATCCACTGCGCGCCACCGGAATAGCGACCGTCGTGAACTGCGCCGCCCCCGATCTCGACGGCCACCGCCCGCTCATCGCCACCTACGTCTACAACGCCACTGGCGACCTGCTCACCACCTACCACAAACAGCATCTCTTTCAGCAAGAGCAACAGTTCTTCACCCCCGCCGACAAAGACGGACGCTTCGAACTCCACGGCCTCCGTTTCTCCCTCGCCACCTGCTTCGACAACCACATCCCCGACCTGCTCGACCGAATCGCCGACGATGGTTGCGACATCCATTTGGCCAGCGCCCTGTACGGCACCGGTTCCGGGCGCGCCGAACGCGCATCGACGTATCCCGGAATCGCCCACCGCGCAAACGTCTACGTAGCCCTCGCCAACCACGTGGGGCCCGCGGGCCCGATCACCGGCTGCGGCCGCGCCGCCCTGTGGGGCACAGACGGAACCGTGCTCGCAGAAGCTGACGAACAATCGTCGATGTTCGTAGTCGCCGATATCGGATAG
- a CDS encoding helix-turn-helix transcriptional regulator has product MPEENPRASLPRRQLGRYIRRQREENTVLTQAEVAAAMQWSHSKYSRLERGEPGRILDRDLRELGKILEIPDEKTNAMIELARQVAERTWYNSFNDLIRANFDVYMRMETEAGAMEIYRPDLVPGLFQTADYARSLNSVYFPKDSEEEHDRRIELKLKRQTIITRKRSPITVDLVLHESALHTTVGNEVTMATQLRHLADLGTRPNISVRVLPFRSGFPLGMAVGPFVTLDFKPDPKGMAEPTVIYVESYTGDMYLEGEADVGKYRRAFATIQHAALDAVASRNLLRQVARRDSGQ; this is encoded by the coding sequence ATGCCCGAGGAGAACCCGCGCGCTTCGCTGCCACGCCGGCAGCTCGGGCGCTATATTCGCCGCCAGCGCGAGGAGAACACCGTGCTCACGCAGGCCGAGGTGGCGGCGGCGATGCAATGGAGCCACAGCAAGTACTCGCGGTTGGAACGGGGTGAGCCGGGCCGGATTCTCGATCGCGATCTCCGGGAGCTCGGCAAGATCCTCGAGATCCCGGACGAGAAGACCAACGCCATGATCGAACTCGCGCGTCAGGTGGCCGAAAGGACTTGGTACAACAGCTTCAACGACCTCATCCGGGCGAACTTCGATGTCTACATGCGGATGGAGACCGAAGCGGGGGCGATGGAGATCTACCGTCCTGATCTCGTCCCGGGACTGTTCCAGACTGCCGACTACGCTCGATCGCTGAACAGTGTCTACTTTCCGAAAGACTCTGAAGAAGAACACGATCGGCGTATCGAGCTGAAGCTGAAACGGCAGACGATCATCACCCGGAAGCGGTCGCCGATCACCGTCGACCTGGTGCTGCACGAGTCGGCTCTGCACACGACCGTCGGCAACGAGGTGACCATGGCCACCCAACTGCGGCACCTCGCCGACCTGGGTACCCGTCCGAACATCAGCGTTCGTGTTCTTCCTTTCCGCTCCGGTTTTCCGCTCGGGATGGCGGTCGGGCCGTTCGTCACCCTCGACTTCAAGCCGGATCCGAAGGGCATGGCCGAACCGACGGTCATCTACGTCGAGAGCTACACCGGCGATATGTACCTTGAAGGAGAGGCTGATGTCGGCAAGTACCGCAGAGCGTTCGCGACAATTCAGCACGCCGCGTTGGACGCCGTAGCCAGCCGGAACCTGCTGCGGCAGGTCGCAAGAAGGGATTCAGGACAGTGA
- a CDS encoding DUF397 domain-containing protein, which translates to MNDRRLAGAEWFKSTRSAGNSECVEVAFLDGGLVGIRDSKNPTGPALVFAPGEWDAFTTGVVAGKLDVPA; encoded by the coding sequence GTGAACGATCGCCGCCTTGCCGGGGCAGAGTGGTTCAAGAGCACCCGCAGCGCTGGTAACTCGGAATGCGTTGAGGTCGCGTTCCTCGATGGGGGCCTGGTCGGGATCCGCGATTCGAAGAACCCGACCGGTCCGGCGCTGGTGTTCGCCCCTGGCGAGTGGGACGCGTTCACCACCGGTGTCGTGGCTGGGAAGCTCGACGTTCCAGCCTGA
- a CDS encoding SPFH domain-containing protein, translated as MGLFDMIRGEFVDIIEWLDDSRTTLAWRFPRYENEIKNGAELIVREGQQAVFVYRGQLADKYGPGHYQLTTENMPIMSTLQGWRHGFNSPFRSEVYYVNTRAVTDMRWGTPQPVTVRDPDFRMVQIRANGTANVRVTDIEVFLRQMIGTNAEVDADVLSEQLRANVALAFSDMVLASGLGAIDLQGRQVELSDKLREFVGQRLSGFGVGVEGVTMSISLPEEIQQAMTRGVARGVEAGGFMNNVDLNRYQQMQAADAMLAAAQNPGGGMGAAMQAGMGVVLGGQMAGAMQGSMQPRQPGYGQPQQGGYAQPALQQAPPPLPGQQQFHFDNGGQAAGPFPIDQLRQYVSAGQLTRDTNVWAEGMAGWAPAGTVAALQPLFATPPRCRAPRRRCPRNSGSARTVPATPAGCTRRPVWRRRVRRRTRISLNARQLGASRKPFHRNSVTVESAAPSEPT; from the coding sequence ATGGGCCTGTTCGACATGATCCGCGGCGAATTCGTCGACATCATCGAATGGTTGGATGACAGTCGGACCACATTGGCTTGGCGGTTTCCGCGGTACGAGAACGAGATCAAGAACGGTGCGGAGCTGATCGTCCGCGAGGGGCAGCAGGCCGTTTTCGTGTACCGGGGGCAGTTGGCCGACAAGTACGGGCCCGGCCACTACCAGCTGACCACCGAGAACATGCCCATCATGTCCACCCTGCAGGGGTGGCGGCACGGGTTCAACTCGCCGTTCCGGTCCGAGGTGTACTACGTGAACACGCGCGCGGTCACCGATATGCGGTGGGGGACACCGCAACCGGTCACCGTGCGCGACCCAGACTTCCGGATGGTGCAGATCCGCGCCAACGGCACCGCCAATGTGCGGGTCACCGACATCGAGGTGTTCCTGCGGCAGATGATCGGCACCAACGCCGAGGTCGACGCCGACGTGCTCAGCGAGCAGTTGCGGGCCAACGTCGCGCTGGCGTTCTCCGACATGGTGCTCGCCAGCGGGCTCGGGGCGATCGATCTGCAGGGACGCCAGGTCGAATTGTCCGACAAACTGCGCGAATTCGTGGGACAGCGACTGTCCGGCTTCGGTGTCGGCGTCGAGGGCGTCACCATGAGTATCTCGCTGCCCGAGGAGATCCAGCAGGCCATGACCCGCGGCGTCGCCCGCGGTGTGGAGGCCGGCGGGTTCATGAACAACGTGGACCTCAACCGCTACCAGCAGATGCAGGCCGCCGACGCCATGCTCGCCGCCGCCCAGAACCCCGGCGGCGGAATGGGCGCCGCCATGCAGGCCGGCATGGGCGTGGTCCTCGGCGGGCAGATGGCAGGCGCCATGCAGGGCAGCATGCAACCGCGGCAGCCGGGCTACGGGCAGCCCCAGCAGGGCGGATACGCCCAGCCCGCGCTCCAGCAGGCCCCGCCGCCGCTGCCCGGACAGCAGCAGTTCCACTTCGACAACGGCGGCCAGGCCGCGGGCCCCTTCCCGATCGACCAACTACGCCAGTACGTCTCGGCGGGCCAGCTCACCCGCGACACCAACGTGTGGGCCGAAGGCATGGCGGGCTGGGCTCCCGCCGGCACCGTCGCGGCCCTGCAGCCGCTCTTCGCCACCCCGCCCCGCTGCCGGGCACCCCGCCGCCGCTGCCCCCGCAATAGCGGCAGCGCACGCACGGTTCCGGCGACACCCGCCGGGTGCACCCGTCGGCCCGTTTGGCGCCGACGGGTCCGCCGCCGTACCCGAATCAGCTTGAACGCCCGACAACTCGGTGCGTCCCGAAAGCCCTTCCACCGCAACAGCGTGACCGTCGAGTCCGCCGCACCGAGTGAGCCCACATGA